The window tCACTTATCTTATTTCTGAATGCTCatgatatttatttgtttacttTTATACTTCAGCCTATGCTTCAGGAGCTAGGAAAGCAAAATCCACACTTGATGCGTCTCATTCAAGAGCATCAGGCTGACTTCTTACGCTTGATAAATGAACCTGTTGAAGGAGAGGGGTGCGGTGAATCTGCTTTTTTGTTGCTTTACTCTGTTTTGATGGATAAGTAAAGAACATGATGATCATATGCATGTTGATCTCAGGAACCTACTTGGTCAGTTGGCTGCAGCTATGCCACAGGCTGTGACTGTCACCCCTGAGGAACGGGAGGCAATTGAAAGAGTAAGCATTTCTTGTCTAATTTGATATTTCTAATTctcttttattataaaatctGGTTCACCATTTTATAGGTTAAATAGTTCTACGGGTATAGTAATTTGGggcccaaaaagaaaatataactTTCTGGTGCAAAGGAATCACCATGCTGCTGGCATTTTTGATTGTGCCATTCAATCTGGGATGAAGCAGCAGTATCACCAAAGTTGAAATAAGCACTAGTGTGGACTTTTTTCCTCTCCATCTTTGTTTATTAAGTGTCATCAAATGGCCTTGCGTTATTTTTTTCACTAGCGTTTTTGGAGCCATCATTGGTCCTTCTATGTTAATTATTGAATGATAGCATTCTCTCCCTTTTTTCAACCATTTCTAATCCTCggtctctctttttttctagGCAGCAGAGGTTCTACTATGTGTCATTGATAACTCAGTTGTTGAACCTTGAATGCTTCTTAATTTCTGCATTTAACTTTGCTATTTTTGCAGCTCGAAGCAATGGGTTTTGATCGAAACATAGTGTTGGAGGTATTCTTTGCATGCAACAAGAATGAGGAGCTTGCAGCCAACTATCTTTTGGATCACATGCATGAGTTTGAGGAGTAACTGACATGGGCCTTTTCTCATTCCTCTTgcttcctcattttctttctcctgTCTGGCCTTTTCCATGTTGGGTGaagttgtttttattattaacaATACCTGTCATGTGGAGTCTTTGGATCAGACAGTTAAGTTATTCATGTCCCCATTTATAGTGTTTTTTGTGTTCTTTGTTATAAATATTCATTGCTATATTATTCGTAATTCTGTCAAAACATGTGCTTTATTATGTCACATATTTCTGTACCTTCCTCATATAAGTTTTCTGTACAATTGTGGTGATATATATCATGGAATGTAGCATGGGGGGCGTTTCAGTTTGTCTGGTGTAAAAACTTGAGGTAGTTTAACTGAATTCCGAGTTCTTCCTAAAGTTTTTCTATATCACTTGTTTGCTATTTGCTAGGATTTGATGGGGTCATGTACATGTTCCTGGATTTGATCTTTTAGATTTGATTGGCCTACTTCAAAATTGGTTCTACATCCCTATATTAGCATGTGGGTGCACTAGCTATATTTTATGATTAGCCCTGTGGGGAGAGGAAAAAGGTAACTGGGCTGAGAGGTATTTGCCTAGGGAAGAGAATGAAACCTAATGTGAAAAGATTGTCAGAATGATAACATTTTAGGAAGGTGTTTTGAGGAAAGGTTTTCGCTTTAATCTACAATTAGCACTTTGTCACATGTTAGTTTAAAtaaggaaattaatttgaatGAAATACATGTGGTTGTGGAGCTTGGTAAATGTTTCTGTCTCCTAACTTGGTTGTGTAGTAAGGTTCAAATTCGTGACAACTTTTTGTTCCCCCAAAGAATGgatgtttttctttatatatatatatatatatatatatatagttaaaaGGAAGAAGGAAAATTGGACATGCTTAGTTTGCAAGTCCTTTACTgtgaaatattaattttttttatatataattttgtcaGACATGCTGAAATAATCATAAATGCTAAAGCATATAAAAAACtcagaaaaggaaaatgatatAAGGATGTCTGTTGGGATATTGTTAAGGaaatatgatattttggtCCAATCTGCCTTATGCCTTGTGTCTATAGTTGTTTGGCTTGGTTTTTCTCTCCAGGCTTGCATTAAACACTCCCAGAGTAGAAgctggaaaaacaaaaatggaagGAAAATAGTCCCTCGGATGTTTCTTATGGTTCAGCAAATGCAcgatatttaattttgtttcaacTTAAAGTGACTGTTTCCCACTTTTTATTTGATCTGTGAGGATGAAGGAGTGATATGAGTTGAATAGTGCTGCCACGTTTTAGCTTTGTCCTTGTCTTTTGACCAAGCTGAAGCTGATTACGTTACACGGAAAGTTATGATTGTGGGACTGGGACATTTATTAGTCTTTTCGAAAGACATTGTAAAGTTTAACTGGGAATGCAACTTGGATTGATGTCTGCGTTTGAATAGAGTGAtctcatttcctttcttcttctaaaGGCGTTGAAAAACACGTCTTCCTGCTTGTTTAGAGCACGGCTTTGCTTGTTCAAACAGACAATCTGTATGACCAAACGGCTGCAAAAACCTGCTGTCACTGTTTCTGTTTCTTCTGTATGACCAAACAATGTTGTATGATTGGTAAATTGAACAGGTTAAATATTGCACGCCATCCCCCTAATCAATGCTCTGGGATCAAATTTCAAAGGCTTAATTACAACATTGATGGTGTTAGGAAAGGCTTTTATCCCAAGCTGTGTTGTGAAGTAGACAAGGAGTTGAGTACTAACCGACATTAGTTTCTGAATCAGCATAATTTAATCTAGAATTGGAAGAAACTGTCCCATGTTTCAATgactagcagcttcttcataACTAAAGTTGCTTGTTTCTCCAGTAAAATAACTCCATTTTAGAGAGAGTTTTAACAAAGCATAAGTAGCATCGAAgaacataaattttatatttaagtttcCGAGGAAACTAGCTcctttagaatttcattttgCAAACTTTTTGAGTCAATTTATAAAGTTCTGTTTATGCATTACTCTACCCTTTCTAGTTAAACTAAGGGTGGCTCAATAACTTCAAAAGCTTAAAGCGAAATATTTaatgaggtttttttttactaaaattaaaaaaaattattaaatttttattcttttaactttttgagatgtaaaatttttatattttttaaatggttaatacaaaatcaacaattaaaatttttaattcaaataaatcaactatcacataaaataaaaataatataacaatataatacaaattaacaattaaagtaaaaaagtctgtaaatattataacaataGTACCTAATTGTTGAATACTTATTGCAAATCGCAAATAAGATTCACGGctttataaagataataacATAACAGACTTCTTGTGtattctttgaaaaaaaattgaagttaaaggaagaaagaagaaagagcaaatgagaaaagaagaatttaaaaGTAGATATCAtacattaaaaaagaaataattggttttatatataagagaaaaattagttattagaaatcattaaatatgttgattggaaataggagaaataagtgagaaaaaataattattggagatgattaaatacatatgactattagttgattagaaataatatagtattctaaaaattaaaaagtgatagaaaattgagatttattatacacataattaagaaaatgaaaaactaaataattttattaattattttttatttttatacatttttaatataataaattatattataaaattgtaAAGCCTTTCTAAATTTGTGCTTAAAGCCTTTGCTTGGGTGGCTTTACCACGAGCCGGCCCTGTCTGGTTAGGAAGTACTTTTCTATAACTGTGTAAGGTAGCCATTAAGGcatgaaaattacaatttcaATGGTGATAAAGTACTGTAAGAACcaaacataatatataattcgCATAAATCAAGGTACTTGCATTTCCAAATACACATAACCTCCTAGTTTGTTTGCTTGCATTGCAGATTCTATTTGCAGGAGTTTCCAATGAATCTactttaattccattttaaagcTTAATAGCTAAAATAAGAGTTCGAAAACAAGTATATATGGGGAAGAAACTTGACGCTTTGCTGGGAAGAAACTTCAAATCTTCCAAATTCAAAACTTACGTGAATCTTGCAATCTCAAGGATAGCATTCCTTGAGAAGCAGCATCGAGTCCGTTGTCAACAAGCAAGGTCTGATGTTGTTCAGCTTCTCAACCTTGGCCAGAGGGAACGCGCCCTCCTTCGTGTATTTTGACATGGCAACCTCTTCATTCATCATTATCTTTCAGGCATAgtccttttctttatttcgtTCTGAGTTTATCTTGGTTTCTTATCAGGTTGAACATGTCATCAGGGAGCAAAACATGTTGGATGCATATGTTATGATAGAAAACTACTTCAATCTACTGATGGAGAGGATTGTTGTCCTGCGGAACAACAAGTTGGttacattaattttcctgcatTTTCTGTGTTacacttaaaaatttcatcctacaattatTTCATAGTTTTGCCTTCTCTTTCTACGCTTTTCCTTCAGGAACTTTAAATTTGTGTTTCTTTGCCTTTGCTTTTATTCAGACAATGTCCTGATGAACTCAAAGTAGCCATATCAAGCCTGATCTTTGCAGCTTCAAGATGTGGAGAATTGCCAGAACTACAAAAGATTCGTGGGCTGTTCACATCAAGATATGGCAAGGAACTTGACACTCGTGCTGTCGAACTTCGCAGCAACTGTGGAGTAAATCCGACGGTAAGGTAGAAAACTACAGTTTTCAGGGTTGCAAAGTTTTATCACAAGCAGCCTTTTTATCCTCATGAACATCTCTTTTGGTTTTCGAGATTGTAAAGAAACTATCCACCGGAAGACCAAGCTTGGATAGCAAATTGAAAATGCTGAAAGAAGTTGCTCCAATGCATGATATCAGCAATCTGTTTGAAGGAGGATCTTCTAAAATCTCTGATGTGAGGATTTATAATAACATTATCAGTACTTTTACCATCATTATTGATGTATGATTTTACTTATACATGGAAAGGTGATGGTACGATAtctaaaattgaatttttgtttGGAATAATGTGAttggtgaaattttttttaaagtaaattaagTACAGTTTTAAAATTCTGTCTCTGATGATTGCAGAAGAAAATGGATGCACACAAACAGCAAAGGCAGCCTGAGGGGAAGCCCCAAACATCAGCTAACGTGTATAACGCCAGGCTTGAAGATGCCAACCAGAATTTGGCTTTTAAGCTTAAGCTGGATGAAAAATCTTCTGAAAGAAAGAACGCAAGGAAAGAGTATAGAGATGCCGAGAGTGCAGCTCAAGCAGCTTATAAATTTGCAGCTGAGGCAGCAGAAGCCGCCAGAGCTGCTCTGCAACTCGCACGACCTCATCAGAATGATCCTAATGCTCCAATCTCTTCAAGTCAAGAAACTAATGTATCCGACATTGATGTATCTTCAAAATTTAGACGTCAGGCTGATGGTAGTGCGACTTGGaaggaaaataagaaaggaaaTGTAGGACATGATCCTTACAGAATGAATGCTACAGGCATCCTGAGCACTAAAGCAAGAGGTGGACAGATATCAGATAACAAGAATAGCAGCCATCACAAAGAATCTGAAGAGAGATACAAGATGACAGAATTAGAGACGTTGCTACATGGTTTGTGTTCAGGATCAGGCAGTGGCAGCTTTACCGCATCATTGAAGTGCCCAGAACGTTTCAGTTCAGAGAGGAACCCTAGCCTGCAAACATTTCAAGCTGATCAGGTAAAGCATACTGCAGaaggaaaattaaatatgGTAAATACATACAATAAGGACTCTACAGAGAAATATGGTCTAAATCGTCCAAGCTTTGGCAGGAAGCCTCTATCAGTTAGGACTAGACGATCTTATAGGGTGAGAAGCATGTAACTTGCGCGACAAAACCTAACTTAAAAACCTGAGGGCAATATCTCTTGGTTTTTATGCTTCGCGGTATGCTGCAGGCTGTTGGAGAGTTGATCCTGAATCTGGTGGTGATTATCAAGAGGCGGAAATCAACTGTTTTTCTCAAATGATGAAGATGGTTGTTGGTTGACTAAATGATGGCCATCACTGTAGTTTCTAGTTTGAGTTTTATTTGGTTTGTGTAAAACGGTTTTTTTTCATGTCGTTTATAGCTTTATCTTTCCATTAGTTGAAATGGCAACTGCTTGTGCCGTGTGagttattaattttgtattgaACGCATTGTTAGTGTGTCGTTTTGATGTTTGTAGCTGTTGAATTAACAGCCTGTGTGTCCAACTTTACTATTGAGTCTGCACAGAAAACAATTCATTGTTTTCTATGCTTCAGTTGAATCATTCCGGTTTAGCCTCCCAAAGTTGGATCTATGGAACAGTTATTgctgaaaaatatatatatttgaaataaaatagaaatgaTAATGAGTGGgtttcaatttcttctttaaaaGCTTCCTCTGttctttgtttgttttagGGTTCTCTAATTTTCTGGGTTTTATACTTAGTGAGcttgaatttttaaaacttcaacatggtatcagagcctttTTCTTAAGGGATCGTTTTACTGCTTCGTTGCTGATTGGTGTTCTGAAGAAAGAATCAATGGTTACTATTGGTTTTTTTGCTTCAACTCCTCCTACATTTACAAGCTTGAATTACAAAGTTTGGGTTGTGAAAAAGAGATCGTACCTTAAAGCTTTTGACATTTGATATGTTGTGGAGAATGGTGAGCTGCCTGTGCAATGACATACCAATCCATTACTCAGATAAAGCAACATAGCGAGGAGGTTGCCAAAAGGTAGAAAACTTTGATTTGCCTTCAATCAGCTGTTTCTAAGAGTATATTTTTTAGGATTATCAACTTGGAAGATCCTAAACTTGTTTGGGATACTCTGAAAGaggaattttaagggaatgaaACAACTAAAATGCATCAGATTATAAACTTAACCAGAGAGTTTGAAACACTGAGAATGAGGAATGATGAAGGAATCCAAGCCTACTCTGATAGGGTTCTTAGGATTGTTAATGAGCTAAGGTTGCTAGGAGAAGTAGTTACAAAAGAGGAAATAGTGGCTAAATTTCTCATTAGCTTACGGGAAAGGTTTGAGGAAAAGATCACTTCCTTAGAAGATTCTAAGGACTTGACTAAGTTAACAGTGAATGAGCTCATTAATAATCTGCTGGCTTTTGAGCAGAGAAGAGCTATGAGGACTAATTATGTAGAGAATGCCCTAGTAAGTAAGACCAAGGGATTGAAGCTTCAAGGTAGTGGTTCTAAGAAGGGTGAATCAAAAGGGAATAAAAGTGGTAACAAAAGTGGTGAAGTGAAACAAGGTAGTGTAGCTGACAAATATCCACTTTGCTTTATATGTAAGAAGAATAATCATACTGAGAAATACTGTTTGTATAGGTCTAACGTGAAGTGTAGGGCCTGCCAACAAATAGGGCATGTAGATAAGGTGTGCAAAGCTAAGAAAACTGAGTCTGCAACTTAGGTTGCTATAGCAAAATAAGTTGACAATGATGAAGAGGTTTTGTTTACGGCTACAATGAGGGGGGTTTCTGGAAAAAAGAGCATTTGGCTACTGGATAATGCTTGTTCATATCATCTCACAGGCAacaaagatttattttttgctcTTGACACAAGTTTCCAATCCAAAGTCAAAATTGCAAATGAAACTTTTATGGAAATCCTTGGTATTGGCACTATGAATGTTGAGATTGCTTCAGGTATAAAATGTATTAATAGTGTGCATTATGTTCCCGAGACTAACCATAATCTATTGAATGTTGGTCAGTTGGCTGATGAACATTATGCTTTGCTGTTTAAAGATCAAGTGGGTACTGTGTTTGATCCTCATGGAGATGAATTGACGTTGGGGCATTGTAAAGATACCAATCGTGACGAGGTTGAAAACCTCATTAAGGTGAATCACCAATCTTGGCAAGgttgaaaaccccactaaggtgaaaaatagccaaaatcccactttggttggctaggccaaagatattaaaacttcttactctttaaaaagagcctagagaaataagcactaatgcttaagaaaatatcatttattaacTCTTAACTCGAATGTCTCATAACTAAGACTAGGGgtcctatttatagtattataggcCCAAATCCTAATAAAACTCTAGTTATCTAATACAACTAGAATAATAaataagagatttaaataaaatagatgttctattcctaaatagaacatgactatcctaatcaaatactaattcttaaaaatattaaaataaaaataagaaaagaatcataatctaaataaaataaaaaaattaaatcctaaatcaactaaattagcaaaaaactaaatttaataaaatacaatCCTAGGCGCTCATGCTTTATCAATTGTTCACAGTTGAGATGAAAAATAACTACTACCCACTAAACTTAGCTGATACAGCTCACTTAGATTTTTGCAGTGAACATGACTTGTCTGAAACTTGGCACAAGAGGCTTGGTCATGTAAACTACAATGCTTTGTCTTTGATGGCATCTTCGAATTTTGTTGAAGACCTACTTGGAATCACAAAACCAAATAAGCTTTGTCAAGCTTGTCAATTTGGTAAGCAAACAAGGAAGCCTTTTCCCAAGGAGAGCAAGTGGAAGGCTACCAACAAACTTGAGTTGGTTCACACCAACATAAGTGGACCAATGAAAACTTCTTCACTTAATGGCGATAGGTATTATATAATCTTTATAGATGACTTCACTAAGTATTGCTAGAtcttctttataaaaaaacaagTCAGATGCACTGAACAACTTCAGGAAATTTAAGGCATCAGTTGAAAACTTCTTAGGTATAAGCATCAAAACCTTGAAAAGTGACAATGGGAGAGAATACACTTTAgctgagtttgaaaaatatctTGAAGCTTTTGGAGTTCATCACCAGCTTACCATCTCATACAACCCCTAACAGAATGCAAaagtagaaagaaagaatagaaCCTTAGCAGAAATGGGTAGGTGCTTGTTATTTCAAATGAGTGTACCAAAGGCATTTTGGGTAGAAGTAGTAAACACTGCTAACTACATACTTAACAGAGTATATACAAGAGcttaaaatatgaaaacaccttatgaaatgtggttTGGCCACAAACCAACAGTCTCTCATTTGAAAACATTTGGATGTGTCTGTTATGCAAAGGTCCCAAACAGTAAAAAGACTAAACTAGATCCTAAATCAGTTGCTGCAGTATTAGTGGGGTACAACGAGGTCCATAAGGGTTACATATTGCATGATGTGAAGTTGAAGAACATATTTATTAGCAGCGATGTGATGTTTGATTAGGGGCAAAGTTGTAATTGGATGAATTCATGTAGTGGAAAGGCTAAGGTTGTACCAGCTGCTGATGAAAATCTTGTACAAAATGAGACTGATGATGATCAATTTGACTTGGAAGATGAAAGCAAAGCAGTAAGAGGCACCAAAATTTTATCAGATATTTACAACAGATGCAATATTGCAATAACTGAGCCTTCTAATTTTAAAGATGCATGCTCTGAGAAGCACTGAAAATTAGCCATGGATGCTGAAATGCAGATGATCACCAAAAATGAAACTTGGAAACTGGTTGACAGACTTGTTGACAAGAATGTTATTGGGGTCAAGTGGATTTATAGAACCAAGTTAAATCTTGAGGGTTTTATAAACAAGTACAAGGCTCGACTGGTTATGAAAAGCTATGCTTAAGTTTATGGGGTTGATTATATGGAAACTTTTGTTCCAGTAGCAAGACTTGATActgtcacgacctggaactcccatcgagcccgtgacaaccgtcgcgacgtcccgataggcactcattaccccgaatgccgatcgaaaccccgcaaggcttagcatcagcttctgcatctccccagtgagtgacagttattaaatttcacatttcaaaaaaaatcataagtcattttcaaataaaaacaataaaatattactttctggctcacagggcattttcgtcatttctcttcaaaaataccgaaactcgtcaaaaacatggtgtaaaagctaaaaatattcatacatactttaaatcaaataattgaagaataaaattacttttacaagNNNNNNNNNNNNNNNNNNNNNNNNNNNNNNNNNNNNNNNNNNNNNNNNNNNNNNNNNNNNNNNNNNNNNNNNNNNNNNNNNNNNNNNNNNNNNNNNNNNNNNNNNNNNNNNNNNNNNNNNNNNNNNNNNNNNNNNNNNNNNNNNNNNNNNNNNNNNNNNNNNNNNNNNNNNNNNNNNNNNNNNNNNNNNNNNNNNNNNNNNNNNNNNNNNNNNNNNNNNNNNNNNNNNNNNNNNNNNNNNNNNNNNNNNNNNNNNNNNNNNNNNNNNNNNNNNNNNNNNNNNNNNNNNNNNNNNNNNNNNNNNNNNNNNNNNNNNNNNNNNNNNNNNNNNNNNNNNNNNNNNNNNNNNNNNNNNNNNNNNNNNNNNNNNNNNNNNNNNNNNNNNNNNNNNNNNNNNNNNNNNNNNNNNNNNNNNNNNNNNNNNNNNNNNNNNNNNNNNNNNNNNNNNNNNNNNNNNNNNNNNNNNNNNNNNNNNNNNNNNNNNNNNNNNNNNNNNNNNNNNNNNNNNNNNNNNNNNNNNNNNNNNNNNNNNNNNNNNNNNNNNNNNNNNNNNNNNNNNNNNNNNNNNNNNNNNNNNNNNNNNNNNNNNNNNNNNNNNNNNNNNNNNNNNNNNNNNNNNNNNNNNNNNNNNNNNNNNNNNNNNNNNNNNNNNNNNNNNNNNNNNNNNNNNNNNNNNNNNNNNNNNNNNNNNNNNNNNNNNNNNNNNNNNNNNNNNNNNNNNNNNNNNNNNNNNNNNNNNNNNNNNNNNNNNNNNNNNNNNNNNNNNNNNNNNNNNNNNNNNNNNNNNNNNNNNNNNNNNNNNNNNNNNNNNNNNNNNNNNNNNNNNNNNNNNNN is drawn from Theobroma cacao cultivar B97-61/B2 chromosome 4, Criollo_cocoa_genome_V2, whole genome shotgun sequence and contains these coding sequences:
- the LOC108661603 gene encoding uncharacterized protein LOC108661603; translation: MGKKLDALLGRNFKSSKFKTYVNLAISRIAFLEKQHRVRCQQARSDVVQLLNLGQRERALLRVEHVIREQNMLDAYVMIENYFNLLMERIVVLRNNKQCPDELKVAISSLIFAASRCGELPELQKIRGLFTSRYGKELDTRAVELRSNCGVNPTIVKKLSTGRPSLDSKLKMLKEVAPMHDISNLFEGGSSKISDKKMDAHKQQRQPEGKPQTSANVYNARLEDANQNLAFKLKLDEKSSERKNARKEYRDAESAAQAAYKFAAEAAEAARAALQLARPHQNDPNAPISSSQETNVSDIDVSSKFRRQADGSATWKENKKGNVGHDPYRMNATGILSTKARGGQISDNKNSSHHKESEERYKMTELETLLHGLCSGSGSGSFTASLKCPERFSSERNPSLQTFQADQVKHTAEGKLNMVNTYNKDSTEKYGLNRPSFGRKPLSVRTRRSYRAVGELILNLVVIIKRRKSTVFLK